A region of Myxococcus stipitatus DSM 14675 DNA encodes the following proteins:
- a CDS encoding beta-ketoacyl synthase N-terminal-like domain-containing protein, which yields MSPVRFRPVAIVGMGCVFPKSNSVEAFWSRVTQGGSALGVLNEREFRPDWYYDAAPATPDRTQCRHGALVDELVLDSWKYLIPPKVLRDMHRVQIAFIDATSQALEDARGAMVGVPPERVGLVLGSSGGGLRPGCRVHTRLVDMLRSLSLSETLASRHPGVAAELAEVLTSQLQAELTGTSETEATASFSSIWAGRVAKLFDLRGAHFTVDAGNASSLAAIQSASQQLNSSDCDVVLAAGCSQLLTPHDLVAFSKHGVLGTSSVLAPFDSRSSGTLLGEGVGVFVLRRLEDAVASGAKVYAVIRGIGAASEGASPSLLSPRTTGQLRALREAYAHAGYGPRDVQYVECHGSGIPEEDATELASLRALWSEEAASSRVMLGAVKELTGHLQAASGAAALLKASLSLFHKSLPPRHSAEVQDLRTAPFHSSTELTPWPAVAAGARRASVSAFGMGGLSYHLTLEEFSKAEHTRLAATLPPPRPPEPIAIVGLGGIFPGARDVEQLWDNLLEKRSAIGAIPPERAETSRYLDPTRKSKARPYTNLAGYVVDGSWPQDRIRVPAEVAAQTDRGQSWTMRSALQALDDAGHAPGSVDPRRVGIVMGYMPPLEREFLTQARVYYAEFDGRLAAQLRKRGVGEGEARRIRDEVEAEYKRELPPIDARTLPGYLGSLAVARVAHHLDFQGPAMMVESACASSLAAVDIAANFLHTRECDLVLAGGMYATLGVDAMTQWCSFGGLSQNGSFPFDARADGYVTSEGAAMLALKRLSDAEAAGDRIYAVIRAVAGATDPKSASIWAPSSEGQAQAVRGAVAKAGVSPEDIQYLEGHGTGTPVGDPVEVETYRAVFGRRREGRQVLLGSIKSNLGHLNSGAGAASLLKVALALHHGKVPPNATFATPNPAIPWQELPFRVPTVPERWEPQEHGVRRAGVTSLGLGGTSFHAVVEEHVPAASVLSLHGTARGEVLSKVEHLLRERRRAPRSPEDGRAPCRFAVALPSGVAAQRALARARDALAGASESVLREQGLFFYDARDSRRLHEQKVAWVFPSRGVSSADDLQPLAARYPEVRDTLQEASSAFEEVTDPRDGLERDVAEVVSGVAYFRLMRARGLRVDILLGEGTGEYSALVASGMLTLKDAVHALSLRSRGEPRMGPVPPIPSASALRILREGLVRLAWGAPEVAVLSAVHGRYYETSLQEGFLARHLALLDAQPTRFQQHVRRLYEDGVRVFLEAGSGEALAACLESMPGISEQVVHARHPAGASEVERFQRLWAFSDVHRLLPSAERA from the coding sequence ATGAGTCCGGTGCGCTTCCGTCCGGTGGCCATCGTGGGCATGGGGTGTGTCTTCCCCAAGTCGAACAGCGTGGAGGCGTTCTGGTCACGCGTCACGCAGGGCGGCTCCGCGCTGGGCGTGCTGAACGAGCGGGAGTTCCGCCCGGACTGGTACTACGACGCCGCGCCGGCCACCCCCGACCGCACACAGTGCCGCCACGGCGCACTCGTGGACGAGCTGGTGCTGGACTCCTGGAAGTACCTCATCCCGCCCAAGGTCCTGCGGGACATGCATCGCGTGCAGATTGCGTTCATCGATGCCACGTCGCAGGCGCTCGAGGATGCTCGGGGGGCCATGGTGGGCGTGCCGCCGGAGCGGGTCGGCCTGGTGCTGGGCTCGTCGGGAGGCGGCCTGCGCCCGGGATGCCGGGTCCACACGCGGCTCGTGGACATGCTGCGCTCGCTGTCCTTGTCGGAGACGTTGGCCTCGCGTCACCCGGGAGTGGCGGCGGAGCTGGCGGAGGTGCTCACCTCGCAGCTCCAAGCGGAGCTGACGGGGACGAGCGAGACGGAGGCGACCGCTTCGTTCAGCAGCATCTGGGCGGGCCGTGTCGCCAAGCTTTTCGACCTGCGCGGCGCGCACTTCACGGTCGACGCGGGGAATGCGTCCTCGCTCGCGGCCATCCAGAGCGCGAGCCAGCAGCTCAACTCCAGCGACTGTGACGTGGTGCTGGCGGCGGGTTGCAGCCAGTTGCTGACGCCGCATGACCTGGTCGCGTTCAGCAAGCACGGGGTCCTGGGGACGTCCTCCGTGCTGGCGCCGTTCGACTCCCGCTCGAGCGGCACGCTCCTGGGGGAAGGGGTCGGCGTGTTCGTCCTGCGCCGCCTGGAGGACGCGGTGGCTTCGGGCGCGAAGGTCTACGCGGTCATCCGAGGCATCGGCGCGGCCTCCGAGGGTGCGAGCCCCTCGCTCCTGTCTCCGCGCACGACAGGCCAGCTCCGGGCCCTGCGCGAGGCGTATGCGCATGCGGGCTATGGGCCTCGGGACGTGCAGTACGTGGAGTGCCATGGCTCGGGTATCCCCGAGGAGGACGCGACCGAGCTCGCGAGCTTGCGAGCGCTCTGGAGCGAAGAGGCGGCGTCGTCTCGCGTGATGTTGGGCGCGGTGAAGGAGCTGACGGGGCACCTCCAGGCGGCCTCGGGAGCCGCGGCGTTGTTGAAGGCCTCGCTGTCGCTGTTCCACAAGTCGCTTCCGCCGAGACACAGCGCCGAGGTCCAGGACCTGCGCACCGCGCCGTTCCACAGCTCGACGGAGCTGACGCCCTGGCCCGCGGTGGCGGCGGGCGCTCGGCGGGCGTCGGTCAGCGCGTTCGGGATGGGCGGGCTGAGCTATCACCTGACGCTCGAGGAGTTCTCCAAGGCGGAGCACACGCGGCTCGCGGCCACCTTGCCTCCACCGCGTCCTCCGGAGCCCATCGCCATCGTCGGATTGGGAGGCATCTTTCCGGGCGCGAGGGATGTCGAGCAGCTCTGGGACAACCTGCTGGAGAAGCGCAGCGCCATCGGCGCGATTCCTCCCGAGCGGGCGGAGACCTCGCGCTACCTGGACCCGACGCGCAAGAGCAAGGCCCGGCCCTACACCAACCTCGCGGGCTACGTCGTCGATGGGAGCTGGCCGCAGGACCGCATCCGCGTCCCCGCCGAGGTCGCGGCACAGACAGACCGGGGCCAGAGCTGGACGATGCGTTCCGCGTTGCAGGCGCTGGACGACGCCGGGCATGCACCGGGGAGCGTGGACCCGCGGCGCGTCGGCATCGTCATGGGCTACATGCCGCCGCTGGAGCGGGAGTTCCTGACGCAGGCGCGGGTGTACTACGCGGAGTTCGATGGACGGCTCGCGGCGCAGCTGCGGAAGCGGGGCGTCGGCGAAGGGGAGGCGCGGCGCATCCGCGACGAGGTGGAGGCGGAGTACAAGCGAGAGCTGCCTCCCATCGACGCGCGGACACTGCCCGGCTACCTGGGCAGCCTCGCGGTGGCGCGTGTCGCCCATCACCTGGACTTCCAGGGGCCGGCGATGATGGTGGAGTCCGCGTGTGCCTCCAGCCTGGCGGCCGTGGATATCGCCGCCAATTTTCTGCACACGCGCGAGTGTGACCTGGTGCTCGCGGGCGGCATGTACGCGACGCTGGGCGTGGACGCGATGACGCAGTGGTGCTCGTTCGGCGGGCTGTCGCAGAACGGCTCCTTTCCCTTCGATGCGCGGGCGGATGGGTATGTGACGAGCGAAGGCGCGGCGATGCTCGCGCTCAAGCGCCTCTCGGATGCGGAGGCGGCGGGCGACCGCATCTACGCGGTGATTCGCGCGGTTGCTGGCGCGACGGACCCGAAGAGCGCGTCCATCTGGGCGCCGTCCTCGGAGGGGCAGGCCCAGGCGGTGCGCGGGGCCGTGGCGAAGGCGGGCGTCTCGCCGGAGGACATCCAGTACCTGGAGGGGCACGGCACGGGAACCCCGGTGGGAGACCCCGTCGAGGTGGAGACGTACCGTGCGGTCTTCGGTCGCCGCCGAGAGGGAAGGCAGGTCCTCCTCGGCTCCATCAAGTCGAACCTGGGGCACCTGAACTCCGGAGCGGGGGCCGCGTCGCTGCTCAAGGTCGCGCTGGCCCTGCACCACGGGAAGGTGCCTCCCAATGCGACCTTCGCGACGCCCAACCCGGCCATCCCCTGGCAGGAACTGCCATTCCGGGTGCCCACCGTGCCCGAGCGCTGGGAGCCCCAGGAGCACGGGGTCCGCCGCGCGGGCGTGACGTCCCTGGGCTTGGGGGGCACCAGCTTCCACGCGGTCGTGGAGGAGCATGTGCCGGCGGCCTCCGTGCTGAGCCTGCACGGGACGGCGAGAGGGGAGGTGCTCTCGAAGGTCGAGCACCTCCTGCGTGAGCGCCGACGCGCGCCAAGGTCTCCCGAGGACGGGCGGGCGCCGTGCCGCTTCGCCGTGGCGCTGCCGTCGGGAGTGGCGGCCCAGCGGGCGTTGGCGCGTGCGCGGGATGCGTTGGCCGGAGCCTCCGAGTCGGTGCTGCGAGAGCAAGGTCTCTTCTTCTACGACGCCCGGGACTCGCGTCGGCTGCATGAGCAGAAGGTGGCCTGGGTCTTCCCGAGTCGAGGCGTGTCGTCGGCGGACGATCTCCAGCCGCTCGCGGCGCGCTATCCCGAGGTTCGAGACACGCTCCAAGAGGCGTCGTCGGCCTTCGAGGAAGTCACCGACCCGCGCGACGGCCTCGAGCGCGACGTGGCCGAGGTCGTGTCCGGCGTCGCGTACTTCCGGCTGATGCGTGCACGCGGGCTTCGCGTCGACATCCTGTTGGGAGAGGGGACAGGGGAGTACAGCGCGCTCGTCGCGAGTGGAATGCTCACGCTGAAGGACGCGGTGCATGCGTTGTCCTTGCGGTCTCGGGGAGAGCCGCGCATGGGCCCGGTCCCCCCGATTCCCAGCGCGAGCGCGCTGCGGATCCTCCGGGAGGGACTGGTGCGTCTTGCCTGGGGCGCGCCGGAGGTGGCGGTCCTGTCCGCGGTGCATGGCCGCTACTACGAGACCTCACTCCAGGAGGGCTTCCTCGCGCGCCACCTGGCCTTGCTGGACGCGCAGCCCACGCGGTTCCAGCAGCATGTGCGCCGCCTGTACGAAGACGGCGTGCGCGTGTTCCTCGAGGCGGGCTCCGGCGAGGCGCTGGCCGCATGTCTCGAGTCCATGCCCGGCATCTCCGAGCAGGTGGTGCATGCCCGGCATCCCGCTGGCGCGAGCGAGGTCGAGCGCTTCCAGCGCTTGTGGGCCTTCAGTGACGTTCACCGGTTGCTGCCATCCGCCGAGCGCGCCTGA
- a CDS encoding polyketide synthase dehydratase domain-containing protein, with protein sequence MTRNGPSLGNVVACDGSWRFERGVDLRSDPYLLDHVVESKPVFPAAYLVGLMTQAAHRVLPDHQVLGVQDVSFVQAAHFKDTRALEFAVAAECSDPHHVSVGISSSMAPPREGFPRIHRTHARGNVRMGERVAQSARFPCLDFTGAADYAELYRLPREIQHGPSFLAGRRYRQPAPRQLLATVVPPGGSASGWRLDADEPGWPASLLNAILHVGFSLGVLARERTVLPLELASAELHSIPSGEVQVFARMTEAREGRLTFHVVSWDLDGRLVALFHGFTVREVP encoded by the coding sequence ATGACGCGGAACGGACCCTCGTTGGGGAACGTGGTGGCGTGTGATGGGAGCTGGCGCTTCGAGCGCGGCGTGGACCTCCGCTCGGACCCGTACCTCTTGGACCATGTCGTGGAGAGCAAGCCGGTGTTTCCCGCCGCGTACCTGGTGGGCTTGATGACCCAGGCGGCGCACCGCGTGCTGCCGGACCACCAGGTGCTTGGCGTCCAGGATGTGAGCTTCGTCCAGGCGGCGCACTTCAAGGACACACGGGCCCTCGAGTTCGCTGTCGCGGCGGAGTGCTCGGACCCGCATCACGTCTCCGTGGGCATCTCCTCGAGCATGGCCCCGCCTCGCGAGGGCTTCCCGCGCATCCACAGGACCCATGCGCGAGGGAACGTGCGCATGGGAGAACGCGTCGCGCAGTCCGCGCGGTTCCCGTGCTTGGACTTCACCGGCGCGGCGGACTACGCGGAGCTGTATCGGCTGCCGCGAGAGATTCAGCACGGGCCCTCGTTCCTCGCGGGCCGACGATATCGGCAGCCGGCGCCCAGGCAGCTCCTCGCCACCGTCGTGCCGCCAGGGGGCTCGGCGAGCGGGTGGAGGTTGGACGCGGATGAGCCGGGGTGGCCCGCGTCGCTGCTCAACGCCATCCTCCACGTCGGCTTCTCGTTGGGCGTGCTGGCGCGCGAGCGGACCGTCCTCCCGCTGGAGCTGGCCTCCGCGGAGCTGCACTCGATTCCCTCCGGCGAGGTCCAGGTGTTCGCGCGGATGACGGAGGCGCGGGAAGGACGGCTGACCTTCCATGTCGTCTCGTGGGACCTGGATGGCCGTTTGGTGGCGCTCTTCCACGGGTTCACCGTGCGGGAGGTCCCATGA
- a CDS encoding 4'-phosphopantetheinyl transferase family protein — MNPPDFSVEVVKVGLPGGQRVTVAVVPLSSVRRAWPIQPDGPISRVLTPAEIAASGMHVVLERRLAHLAGRVAAKLALLSHLRGQGYFLEARELGLTQMMAGPQEGRPVAQLPAGVPSCDVSISHSHGLALAVVASSGRVGVDLERVAPRSAAFQEEAFTDVERAWLEQQARVEGRTLDEVSSLGWCLKEALVKCSGHGLRAALQQVTFDGWTVTRDRQVHLAPLTDGPDAFVRLVQLKVPGAQEAGVTGLLVVGQGYALAVLHDAREAHPWRVESRPSVLREASR; from the coding sequence GTGAATCCCCCTGACTTCAGCGTGGAGGTGGTGAAGGTCGGACTGCCGGGAGGGCAGCGCGTCACCGTGGCGGTGGTGCCGTTGTCCTCCGTGCGTCGAGCCTGGCCCATCCAGCCCGATGGCCCCATCTCGCGAGTGCTGACGCCCGCGGAGATCGCCGCGAGCGGAATGCATGTCGTGCTGGAGCGGAGGCTGGCCCATCTCGCCGGGCGCGTCGCCGCGAAGCTCGCGCTGCTCTCCCATCTGCGGGGGCAAGGGTACTTCCTGGAGGCCCGCGAGCTGGGGCTCACCCAGATGATGGCGGGGCCGCAAGAAGGGCGCCCCGTGGCGCAGCTCCCGGCGGGGGTGCCGTCCTGCGATGTGTCGATCTCCCATTCGCATGGGCTCGCGCTCGCGGTGGTGGCGAGCAGCGGACGTGTGGGGGTGGACCTGGAGCGTGTGGCGCCCCGGTCCGCCGCGTTCCAGGAGGAGGCCTTCACCGACGTGGAGCGGGCGTGGCTCGAGCAGCAGGCCCGGGTAGAGGGACGGACGCTCGATGAGGTGTCGAGCCTGGGGTGGTGTCTCAAGGAAGCGCTGGTGAAGTGCTCGGGGCACGGGCTGCGCGCCGCGCTCCAGCAGGTGACCTTCGACGGCTGGACGGTGACGCGCGACCGGCAGGTGCACCTGGCGCCGTTGACGGATGGGCCCGATGCGTTCGTCAGGCTCGTCCAGTTGAAGGTGCCTGGCGCCCAGGAGGCGGGTGTCACGGGACTGCTCGTGGTGGGGCAGGGGTATGCGCTGGCGGTCCTGCACGATGCCCGCGAGGCGCATCCGTGGAGGGTGGAGTCGCGACCGTCCGTGCTGAGGGAGGCCTCGCGATGA